A stretch of the Lolium perenne isolate Kyuss_39 chromosome 3, Kyuss_2.0, whole genome shotgun sequence genome encodes the following:
- the LOC127341449 gene encoding uncharacterized protein has product MAQAKRYVLRLFISLKYVTANVVDRQSGRVVVTASSVEKPLRDGLECGRACNAKAAAAVGEVLAMRLRVDGLASEPIHAAADKEVQKKGFKNRTKVWAILNALRDHGVNLRVDDDGDHRSHV; this is encoded by the coding sequence ATGGCGCAGGCCAAGCGGTACGTGCTGCGCCTCTTCATCTCGCTCAAGTACGTGACGGCCAACGTGGTGGACCGCCAGAGCGGCCGCGTGGTGGTCACCGCCTCCTCCGTCGAGAAGCCCCTCCGGGACGGGCTGGAGTGCGGCCGCGCCTGCAACGCCAAGGCGGCGGCCGCCGTCGGCGAGGTGCTCGCCATGCGCCTCCGGGTCGACGGCCTGGCCAGCGAGCCCATCCACGCCGCCGCCGACAAGGAGGTCCAGAAGAAGGGCTTCAAGAACCGCACCAAGGTCTGGGCCATCCTCAACGCGCTCCGCGACCACGGCGTCAACCTCCGCGTCGACGACGACGGGGACCACCGCAGCCATGTCTGA